A stretch of DNA from Alphaproteobacteria bacterium:
AATGATGCCTCTTAGAACAGTTCTAAGCAATGGCGATCAGGTTGAAATTATTACCTCTCAGCACCATGAGCCTTCACCAACCTGGGAGCGGGTTGTGGTAACGGGTAAAGCACGCGCCAGTATTCGTCGATATATTCGCTCCAAGCAACAAGATGAGTTTAGAGAACTTGGATCTGCCATTTTAAAAAAAGCCTGTCAGCAACTTGGTGTGGCCTACAAGCAAAAAGATTTTGTCCCGCATCTTGAGCGCTTTAAGTGTAGCACACATGATGAGTTGTGCGTCTCATTGGGGAGTGGCGATTTGACGGTTCCTGAAATTATCAAATATGTTCATCAAGATAAGTTCTTAGAGAGTCAAGCTCAGGACTCTCAAAAAGAGGAAGAGGTTATTCTTAAGCTGCCACGCTCTGTGAAAAAGAGTCAAAAACAAGCGGCTGTCGAAAAAGATCCCCAAGCGCTGGCGATCAAGGGATTAATACCTGGAATGGCGATTCGCTATGGATCTTGTTGCCATCCTTTGCCAGGAGATAAAATCATTGGTGCCGTGGTCTCAGGTAAAGGCATTACAATACATACCCTTGAATGCAATAATCTTAAACACTATGAAAATAAGCCAGAGCGTCTGCTCGATGTGACCTGGGATGAGACAGAAGTTGACATGTTTGTTGGGCGCGTCTTTATGGTTTTGAAAAACTTGCCTGGCGCACTTGGCTCTGTTTCGAATATCATTGGGCATGCTAATGGAAACATCGTTAACCTAAAGATTTTAAGGCGCATGAATGATTTCTTTGACTTGATTGTTGATGTTAATGTACAAAACGTTGAACATTTAAACTCTATCATGGCATCTTTGCGGGCAACAGCTCTAGTAAGTTACATTGAGAGGAAATAACGGTTGTGATGATTTTGGGTATCGGCAGTGATCTTGTAAGTTTGGAACGTATTGAAAGAATGGCTCAGCAGTACGGTCAGCGTTTCTATGACAGGATTTTGACAAATGATGAACAACATTTTCTGCAAAAACTCGACCCTAAAAGTCAAACGCCTTATATAGCCAAGCGTTTTGCGGGCAAAGAAGCTGTGTCAAAAGCTTTGGGGACAGGTTTTAGTGAGGGGCTTTCCTTTAAAGATATTGAAATTTTAAATTATAAAAATGGTCGGCCTAAAGTGTGCTTGCACGGGACAGCAATTGATATTTTAAACCGATTGAGCGATGGTGCCAAAAAAACAGATATCGCAATCACCTTGACAGACGAACCACCTTATGCCCAAGCTATGGTCATTATTTCAACGGTTTCATAACGCTAAAATTTAAGGAGTTTTAATGTTACGTACGATTTTTTCTTTTCTTGGCATGTTGGCCTTGGTTTTTTCACTGCGCTTTTTTGTCGCAGAGCCTTTTGCCATTCCTTCTCCATCCATGTACCCAACCCTGATAGAGGGAGATTATTTGTATGTGTCTAAGTTTAACTATGGATACAGCCGTTACAATTTACACTTGTTTGGCCTTGTGAAAGAGGTTTTCCCCAATGCGCCTAAGCTATTTGAAGGCCGTATTTTTGCTCGGCAACCCAAAAGAGGGGATGTGGCTGTCTTTTTAGGAGAGCATGATCAGGTTCGGTATGTTAAACGAGTCATTGGTTTTCCGGGTGAAAAGATCGAGTTTAAAAAAGGTATTATCTATATTAATGATGAACCATTGCCTCAAGAGAGAATCGAAGATTACTCAGAGCGAACAATCTTGCTAAACTCTAAAACCCCTCAATATATTGAAACGCTCCCCAACGGCTATCGTCATAAAATTCTTCGAGATGATGCTGATGGGAATGAGCCCGCTGATAATATGGGTCCGTACTATGTTCCTGAAGGGCGTTACTTTATGGTGGGAGATAACCGGAACCACTCAGCCGATAGCCGTTATGACACCCCTGTTGGTTTTGTGCCTTTTGAAAATTTCCTAGGCCCCGCGCAATTTATTTTCTTTTC
This window harbors:
- a CDS encoding holo-ACP synthase, producing the protein MILGIGSDLVSLERIERMAQQYGQRFYDRILTNDEQHFLQKLDPKSQTPYIAKRFAGKEAVSKALGTGFSEGLSFKDIEILNYKNGRPKVCLHGTAIDILNRLSDGAKKTDIAITLTDEPPYAQAMVIISTVS
- the lepB gene encoding signal peptidase I, whose product is MLRTIFSFLGMLALVFSLRFFVAEPFAIPSPSMYPTLIEGDYLYVSKFNYGYSRYNLHLFGLVKEVFPNAPKLFEGRIFARQPKRGDVAVFLGEHDQVRYVKRVIGFPGEKIEFKKGIIYINDEPLPQERIEDYSERTILLNSKTPQYIETLPNGYRHKILRDDADGNEPADNMGPYYVPEGRYFMVGDNRNHSADSRYDTPVGFVPFENFLGPAQFIFFSIDSSFWDVWRIWEWPEIIRLKRFFTSIV